Genomic segment of Paenibacillaceae bacterium GAS479:
CGCGATTGGTGTACGCCAATCATAGATGAGAAAGTTCAAGCCGTCTTTGTCGACAAAGGAAGACACACCAATATAAATCTGCTCGGTGGGATCCGAGCCATTCTCCTGAAAGTCGATGCGTCCGAAATAAGGAGACGGAAGCAGACGTTTCAAGTTTTTCCATTGCTGCTTCAACAGCTTGTGGCCGCGCTCCCGTTCGGCTAGTACGGCAGATTGCTGGTTAATATTGTGGAAAGTCTCTTCGAAATCTTCGTCCGTACTTGTGTTGATCGTTACATCTTCCCAAAACCGCTTGCGCATGTCCGTAGCCTGATCACGTAATCCAGTAACCTCCGGCTCCAACTCGGTAATTCTCGCCTGCAGCTTGTTTCTGACTCGTTCTAGCCGACCCTGTTCTTCTTGCCAGTCCTTCGATTTCATCTCTCTGAACACACTCCTTTTCCCTTTTTTTTGGGATAAAAAGAGAATTGACAAATCAAAGTTCCGGGTGTAAAATTAAATTAGGAATGAAACACCCACACCTTATATTTTAATTTATCAATACCGCTGAAGATTATATCATGGCGGTAATTTGTGTTCAATCCATTTTTTCTGGATAATTTAAACAACACACCGCGGAGATACGCGGTTAGTAGATGACCCTCGACTCGAGGGTCATCTTTTTATATTCATTATTCCATATGAGCTATTGAAGAAAGTGGAAGCGATGTATCACCTCTGTCGGATACGCCTAGCTGCCTTCCTGCAGCAGACGCATCATTTCCTTGGCCGCAGTGCGCGATACCGGAATCTTGATTTCCTCGGCATGATTGAGAACAGCATTGTACGCCCCATTGAACCAGGGCTGGATCTCGCGAACCTGGTCCAGGTTGATGAGATAACTGCGATGCGGCCGAAAAAAGCCCAGACCAAGCCGCTCTTCCAGCTCCTGCAGCGTCTGCCTGGCGGAATACTCCGTCCCGTCCGCCATGCGGATACGGGTATGCTTGTCCTCCTTCATCGCAAATAGCAGCGAGCTGCCGTCCAACACGACCATGCGGCCACCATCCTCAACAAGCAAACGCACCTTGCGGCTGGAGGGCATCAGCCCCGCAGCTACCGTAGGTCGGTTCCCTTCCGAAGCTCCAGCAAAAATCGCGGATGCATCTCGATTCTTGGACGGGGGCTCCTGCTGGGCAGGGCCTTCGGTCGAAGGAGTCCCGGCTAGTTCACGGCCGGACACCTCAACTGAATCACTTGAAACCTGCTTCCCGGCCGACGAGAGCCCAGCTTGCTGAGCTACCTTTCGTTGCCGAAGCCGCTGCAACGCGATTCCCAGCCTTTCCTCGTCGTAAGGCTTGAGTAAATAATCGACCGCCTCAACACCAAAAGCCTCCACCGCATAATGTTCATACGCCGTAGTAAACACGATCATGGGAAGCTGCGATTCCTCGCGCAAAGTTCGCGCTGCCTGCAGTCCGTTCAGCTCCGGCATCTCCACATCGAGGAATATCGCATCTGGCTTATTACGGCGCGCGGCCTCGATCACCTCCCGCCCGTTGCAAGCCGGCTCCAACAGCTCCACATCCAGCTCCTGCGACAACAAATACACCAGTTCCTCGCGCGCCAGCCGCTCATCGTCTGCGATCAGCACGGTAAGCTTCTCCCTCATAATATTCCCTCCTCTCCCCAGGCAAGCGGAACTCCACTCGACTGCCCCCTTCCGGCAGATTACTGTAATGGAGCGCAGCCTCTGCTCCGACGAGCCGAATCAGCCGCTCATTGACGTTGTACACACCAAGTCCGTTGTCCGCTGTAGAAGGCATTCCGCTCGATTCTTCTCCGCTTTGCAAAGGCATAACGCCTAGTATTGAAAGCAGCTCCGGCCGAATGCCGATCCCATTGTCCTGGACGCCAATTCGGATCGCTCCGCCCTCTCGCCTGACCGATACTTGCACCACACCGCCGATCAAGCGGCTCGCCAGCCCATGTTGGATGCTGTTCTCCACAAGCGGCTGCAGTGTCGAAGGCGGGATTAGCACATCCTGCAATCCTCCTGCCGCATCGCACTCCAGCCTCATCTGATCACCGAAGCGGATATGCAAAATATCCAGATAGGCTCGCAGATGCTCCAGCTCCTGCTGCAACGGG
This window contains:
- a CDS encoding two component transcriptional regulator, LytTR family, which translates into the protein MREKLTVLIADDERLAREELVYLLSQELDVELLEPACNGREVIEAARRNKPDAIFLDVEMPELNGLQAARTLREESQLPMIVFTTAYEHYAVEAFGVEAVDYLLKPYDEERLGIALQRLRQRKVAQQAGLSSAGKQVSSDSVEVSGRELAGTPSTEGPAQQEPPSKNRDASAIFAGASEGNRPTVAAGLMPSSRKVRLLVEDGGRMVVLDGSSLLFAMKEDKHTRIRMADGTEYSARQTLQELEERLGLGFFRPHRSYLINLDQVREIQPWFNGAYNAVLNHAEEIKIPVSRTAAKEMMRLLQEGS